In Symmachiella dynata, the following are encoded in one genomic region:
- a CDS encoding phosphoribosylformylglycinamidine synthase subunit PurQ: protein MAQPKVCVLRAPGTNCDVETAFAFASAGGDAQRVHLFQLLQSPSLLNDYQVLCIPGGFSYGDDVGAGVIFAGQLRVKLGEILGEFLAADKLVLGICNGFQVLLKAGILPGGSETWQPGAERVPTATLTWNDNGKYTARWVTLGCQGSNSVFLQGIDEIDLPIAHAEGRIVVRDPATMEQWLERGQVALCYREPAMATTAVGELTSTAVSFPANPNGSGGNIAGLSDPTGRVLGLMPHPERFIHGTQHPQWTRRPQVDDGDGIQLFRNAIAYFD, encoded by the coding sequence ATGGCCCAACCGAAAGTCTGTGTCCTCCGCGCACCGGGAACGAATTGCGACGTCGAAACGGCATTTGCCTTTGCCTCCGCCGGCGGTGACGCACAGCGGGTGCACCTGTTTCAGTTGCTACAGTCACCGTCGTTACTCAACGACTATCAGGTGCTCTGCATCCCCGGCGGCTTTAGCTACGGCGACGATGTGGGAGCCGGTGTGATTTTCGCCGGGCAATTGCGGGTGAAATTGGGCGAGATCCTGGGCGAGTTTCTAGCGGCCGACAAACTGGTGCTCGGCATCTGCAACGGATTTCAGGTCTTGCTCAAAGCGGGTATTCTGCCCGGCGGCAGTGAGACATGGCAGCCCGGTGCGGAGCGCGTGCCGACGGCGACGCTGACTTGGAACGACAACGGAAAATACACCGCCCGCTGGGTGACGTTGGGTTGCCAAGGCAGCAACAGCGTCTTCTTGCAGGGCATCGACGAAATCGACCTGCCGATTGCCCACGCCGAAGGACGCATCGTCGTCCGCGACCCAGCGACGATGGAGCAATGGTTAGAGCGCGGCCAAGTGGCACTTTGTTATCGCGAGCCGGCGATGGCCACCACCGCGGTCGGCGAATTGACCTCGACCGCCGTCTCCTTCCCCGCCAATCCCAACGGTTCGGGCGGCAACATTGCCGGGCTGAGCGATCCAACCGGCCGCGTGTTAGGGTTGATGCCGCATCCTGAACGGTTCATTCACGGCACGCAACACCCACAATGGACACGTCGCCCGCAAGTGGATGACGGCGACGGTATTCAATTGTTTCGCAATGCGATCGCCTACTTCGACTAG
- the hpf gene encoding ribosome hibernation-promoting factor, HPF/YfiA family, with the protein MVCDRHPTGSNDHSTVNWQDAEIEEYCSVQVAITSRHGELHQDDHEYIAQKSEKLLTFFERVTAIGVTVDFESKDRVKVEILVDAEHKHNFVASDAGASARATFDVTLHKMEQQVRKYKEKLQDHRRTPPMNEVVQSEEPDVDEESAD; encoded by the coding sequence ATGGTTTGTGACCGGCATCCCACGGGGTCGAATGACCATTCGACAGTCAATTGGCAAGACGCTGAGATTGAGGAGTATTGTTCGGTGCAAGTTGCGATCACGAGTCGCCACGGTGAATTACATCAAGACGACCATGAATACATTGCTCAAAAATCCGAGAAGTTATTGACCTTTTTTGAGCGGGTCACGGCGATTGGTGTGACCGTCGATTTTGAAAGCAAGGATCGCGTGAAGGTTGAGATCCTTGTTGATGCTGAACATAAGCATAATTTCGTCGCCAGCGACGCAGGCGCGTCCGCGCGAGCGACGTTTGACGTGACCTTGCACAAGATGGAACAGCAAGTCAGGAAATACAAAGAAAAACTTCAGGATCATCGCCGCACACCCCCGATGAATGAGGTCGTGCAGTCTGAAGAGCCGGATGTTGATGAAGAATCGGCGGATTGA
- the rpsR gene encoding 30S ribosomal protein S18: MISNGRGGPPRKRRRKARLKRKLKCRFCPDGCDRSPRPVYVDYKDLRTLKMMLSRDGHILGRKRSGTCAKYQHAVRRAVHRARFIGLLPFVNREHP; the protein is encoded by the coding sequence ATGATTTCTAATGGAAGGGGCGGCCCCCCCAGAAAACGGCGCAGAAAGGCACGGCTCAAGAGAAAGCTGAAATGCCGTTTTTGTCCCGACGGTTGTGATCGCTCACCCCGACCGGTGTACGTCGACTACAAGGACCTGCGCACACTGAAGATGATGCTCAGCCGCGACGGGCACATCTTGGGCCGCAAACGTTCCGGTACCTGTGCCAAATATCAGCACGCTGTGCGTCGTGCCGTGCATCGCGCCCGCTTTATCGGACTGCTCCCCTTCGTCAATCGCGAGCACCCGTAA
- a CDS encoding HEAT repeat domain-containing protein codes for MKWFTLCGAIGIVLFSSSTTNAGWFSNHGDAKSCDCTMTCQPECCQPVVYRPACPTKFNYQRSCCKPVCCTQTAPLCCAPQSCCAPQMGCGNATCCDDNVHLIAHYIQKSQTACYARQRRRAIDKLGDKFSCACNPEIMCALTYALNDSDHRVRGEAADEIGDQLRKNPCCCNQQVICALTQALGDCNRRVRREAEEALRVAGYKVEDCCADTCCTACAPACGTNYGPAYSPEMAPAPADDGTPPPAPPADDTVSSKVRTSFVRLASLFR; via the coding sequence ATGAAATGGTTCACACTCTGTGGAGCGATTGGCATCGTCCTGTTTTCAAGCAGCACCACAAACGCCGGATGGTTCTCTAATCATGGAGACGCGAAAAGCTGTGATTGCACGATGACCTGCCAACCGGAATGTTGTCAGCCGGTCGTTTATCGCCCGGCCTGTCCCACAAAATTCAATTATCAGCGCTCGTGTTGCAAACCGGTCTGCTGCACGCAGACTGCTCCCCTTTGCTGCGCTCCGCAATCTTGTTGCGCACCGCAAATGGGCTGTGGCAATGCGACGTGCTGCGACGATAACGTGCACCTGATCGCCCATTACATTCAGAAATCGCAAACGGCCTGTTACGCACGGCAGCGTCGGCGGGCGATTGACAAGTTGGGCGACAAGTTCAGCTGCGCGTGCAATCCGGAAATCATGTGCGCCTTGACCTATGCCTTAAACGACAGCGATCACCGAGTGCGGGGTGAGGCGGCTGACGAAATTGGCGATCAACTTCGCAAGAATCCTTGCTGCTGCAACCAACAGGTTATCTGTGCGTTGACGCAAGCTTTGGGGGACTGCAATCGCCGCGTACGCCGCGAAGCGGAAGAAGCTTTGCGTGTCGCGGGATACAAGGTCGAGGACTGCTGTGCCGATACTTGCTGCACAGCCTGTGCACCGGCCTGTGGAACGAACTACGGACCGGCTTATAGCCCGGAAATGGCACCGGCTCCGGCGGATGACGGCACCCCGCCGCCAGCTCCCCCGGCTGACGATACGGTCAGCAGCAAAGTACGGACCAGCTTCGTACGTTTGGCCAGTCTGTTTCGCTAG
- a CDS encoding ArnT family glycosyltransferase: protein MPTSIPTQTPSASVASPLPYLEYQRFNLQPLAHLERWVWGFIFLGIAARSLRFLLCVPLWPDEAYLAASYLDHGYLEMLTKPLAFHQVAPPGYLWIQLTIVKLLGFNEYSLRLFSLITGIAGLFVFRHLASRLTSGIAYLFCVAMYAVAYPAVRYSAEAKPYGCDLFVGMVLAALYVEWYQRGRSLKWLGILAAASCSLLWFSLPSVFVSGGLSLAVGWSLYHHREWKQVPAYLVWNVLLLGSFVGLQIALRQMATADLQGMRECWERAFPPLDNPLHTLHWFVYMLTGEVAPFPVGSMRGGSSGTVLCCLIAVVCLWSNRRVDLAILFLAPLGLNLVAAGMQRYPFGGGVRFTLYSGTAFCFLTGLGAACIAAWFTKRFPSRKVVLTVLVGLTLIGGGSMMRDFFRPYKTRDILRTRGFAQWFWFNKAYDAELVCLKTDLNLDFSPSTFEGSVSSLYLCNQKIYSQRHKAGQPPDLTRVSADHPLRCAMFRDARWHFDQEGFDAWLAKMQESYELLAHEQYPFQVLHKDKEFKHNCYVDLYEFVPKPQAAQGRKIRTAFDAPGVH, encoded by the coding sequence ATGCCGACATCGATCCCCACACAGACGCCGTCTGCCAGCGTGGCTTCGCCTCTGCCCTACTTGGAATACCAACGGTTCAACCTGCAACCGCTTGCCCATCTCGAACGTTGGGTTTGGGGATTTATCTTCCTCGGCATCGCGGCCCGCAGTTTGCGGTTTCTGCTCTGCGTTCCCTTGTGGCCCGATGAGGCCTATCTTGCCGCCAGTTATCTGGACCACGGCTACCTTGAGATGCTGACCAAACCGCTCGCCTTTCATCAGGTCGCGCCGCCTGGATATCTGTGGATTCAACTAACGATCGTCAAATTGCTCGGCTTCAACGAATACTCGTTGCGGCTCTTTTCGCTCATCACGGGAATTGCCGGCCTGTTTGTCTTCCGGCATTTGGCATCCCGACTGACCAGCGGCATCGCCTATCTGTTTTGCGTGGCCATGTATGCGGTCGCCTATCCAGCAGTGCGTTATTCGGCTGAGGCCAAACCGTATGGTTGCGACTTATTCGTAGGTATGGTGCTGGCGGCATTGTATGTGGAATGGTACCAACGAGGACGAAGCCTGAAGTGGTTGGGCATTCTGGCCGCTGCTTCCTGCTCGCTGCTGTGGTTCTCGCTGCCCTCCGTTTTTGTTTCCGGCGGACTCAGCTTAGCGGTGGGTTGGTCGTTGTATCATCACCGCGAGTGGAAACAGGTTCCTGCTTATCTGGTGTGGAACGTGCTGTTGTTGGGCAGTTTTGTGGGGCTACAAATCGCTCTGCGGCAGATGGCGACGGCGGACTTGCAAGGCATGCGCGAATGCTGGGAGCGGGCCTTTCCGCCTTTAGATAATCCGCTGCATACGCTGCATTGGTTTGTCTACATGCTCACGGGCGAGGTTGCGCCATTTCCTGTCGGCAGCATGCGCGGCGGAAGTTCCGGCACGGTTTTGTGCTGCCTGATCGCGGTCGTCTGCCTGTGGAGCAATCGCCGCGTGGATTTGGCGATCTTGTTTCTTGCCCCGCTGGGATTGAATCTGGTTGCAGCCGGCATGCAGCGGTATCCCTTTGGCGGCGGCGTGCGGTTCACCCTCTACTCCGGAACAGCCTTCTGCTTTTTGACCGGCCTGGGTGCGGCATGTATTGCGGCATGGTTCACCAAACGGTTCCCCAGCCGTAAGGTCGTACTGACGGTGCTGGTCGGGCTGACGTTAATCGGCGGCGGGTCGATGATGCGTGATTTTTTCCGACCGTACAAAACGCGCGACATCTTGCGAACCCGCGGTTTCGCACAATGGTTTTGGTTCAACAAGGCCTATGATGCGGAATTGGTCTGCCTGAAGACCGATTTGAATTTGGATTTTTCACCCTCCACCTTCGAGGGGAGTGTGTCGTCGTTGTACTTGTGCAATCAAAAAATTTATTCCCAGCGACACAAGGCGGGCCAGCCTCCCGATCTCACCCGGGTTTCAGCCGACCACCCGCTCCGCTGCGCCATGTTCCGCGACGCCCGTTGGCACTTCGACCAGGAGGGTTTCGACGCTTGGTTGGCGAAAATGCAAGAGTCGTACGAGCTGTTGGCCCACGAACAGTATCCGTTTCAAGTGCTGCACAAGGACAAAGAATTCAAGCACAATTGTTACGTCGACCTGTACGAATTCGTTCCCAAACCCCAAGCCGCCCAGGGGCGAAAAATCCGCACCGCCTTCGATGCGCCCGGCGTGCATTGA
- a CDS encoding PTS sugar transporter subunit IIA: protein MKLSDFVVSEAILPDMQSTSKEDAIRTMVGSLGTTGAIQAEDQESIVAAILKREELGSTGIGNGVAVPHTKHPSVDRLVATIAIARDGVDFASLDGESVFILFLLVSPPDRPGDHLRALESISRHLRNQNFCSFLRQSKTGEAIVELLDEADNDQL, encoded by the coding sequence ATGAAGTTGTCGGACTTCGTGGTTTCAGAGGCGATTCTACCGGATATGCAATCGACGTCCAAAGAAGACGCGATTCGCACGATGGTCGGCAGCCTGGGAACGACGGGCGCTATTCAGGCGGAAGACCAAGAGAGTATTGTTGCGGCCATATTGAAACGCGAGGAATTGGGCTCCACCGGGATTGGTAATGGAGTCGCTGTTCCCCACACAAAACACCCGTCTGTCGATCGGCTTGTGGCGACAATCGCCATCGCTCGGGATGGTGTGGACTTTGCGAGTCTGGACGGTGAATCCGTCTTTATTCTGTTCTTGCTGGTTTCACCGCCCGACCGTCCTGGTGATCACTTGCGAGCATTGGAAAGCATTTCCCGGCATTTGCGCAATCAAAACTTCTGTAGTTTTCTACGGCAGTCCAAAACGGGTGAAGCAATCGTGGAATTGTTGGACGAAGCGGATAACGACCAACTCTAG
- a CDS encoding purple acid phosphatase family protein, which yields MSERRRQIVITVITGTCLAIAVYATQPKPSDAVHRATVLPDRIILSWTQDPATTQAVTWRTNTSVRQSFAQIAVAEDGPEFEQHATQVSATVVPIVSDLGKYHYHSAEFTGLTPKTTYAYRLGDGENWSAWNNFRTASTKAEPFSFVYFGDAQKQIRSHWSRLLRTAYSSAPHARFFMHGGDLIDRQGRDSNWGEWHEAAGWVNAVIPSLAVPGNHEYEHGVGRTIKQLSAFWQPQFQFPQNGPPGLEDTTYWLDYQGVRFIALNSNERIEEQTVWLEKVLEDNPHQWTIVMHHHPLYSVSVNSDNNAHLRKAWQPLYDKYGVDLVLQGHDHCYGRTNLRGYQDKSSGGGTVVSAGTVYVVSVSGPKMRRLGQDGFASSAEGIQLFQLITIDHDYLKYESRTAVGRLHDAFTLRKREGQTNELIESFAPGERTAAEPANFD from the coding sequence ATGAGCGAGAGACGGCGCCAGATTGTCATCACTGTCATCACCGGAACCTGTCTGGCGATTGCGGTCTATGCCACGCAGCCGAAACCATCGGATGCCGTGCATCGCGCCACCGTTCTCCCCGATAGAATTATTCTTTCCTGGACGCAGGACCCGGCAACCACTCAGGCGGTAACGTGGCGGACCAACACATCGGTCCGTCAATCGTTTGCACAGATCGCTGTTGCCGAGGATGGGCCGGAATTCGAGCAGCATGCAACGCAAGTCTCGGCGACCGTTGTCCCGATTGTCAGCGACTTGGGAAAATATCATTACCACTCCGCCGAATTCACCGGTCTGACTCCCAAGACCACGTACGCTTATCGCTTGGGGGATGGCGAGAACTGGAGCGCTTGGAATAATTTTCGAACCGCTTCAACGAAGGCTGAACCGTTTAGCTTTGTTTATTTCGGCGATGCGCAAAAACAAATTCGTTCGCATTGGTCCCGGTTGTTGAGGACCGCCTATTCGTCCGCTCCGCACGCACGGTTTTTTATGCACGGGGGCGACTTGATCGATCGGCAGGGACGCGACTCAAATTGGGGCGAATGGCACGAGGCGGCCGGCTGGGTGAATGCCGTGATTCCCTCCTTGGCCGTGCCGGGAAACCATGAATATGAGCATGGAGTGGGCCGCACAATTAAGCAACTCTCCGCGTTTTGGCAGCCGCAATTTCAGTTCCCCCAAAACGGACCACCTGGACTGGAAGACACGACCTATTGGCTGGACTACCAAGGCGTCAGATTCATTGCCCTGAACAGCAACGAGCGGATCGAAGAGCAGACGGTCTGGTTGGAAAAAGTCCTCGAGGACAATCCGCATCAATGGACGATTGTCATGCACCATCATCCGTTGTACTCGGTCTCGGTCAATTCCGATAACAACGCGCACCTGCGAAAAGCTTGGCAGCCGCTGTATGACAAGTACGGCGTCGATCTAGTGCTCCAAGGGCACGACCATTGTTACGGCCGTACGAATCTCCGAGGCTACCAAGACAAATCGAGCGGTGGCGGGACCGTGGTTTCCGCTGGAACTGTGTACGTCGTTTCAGTCAGTGGGCCGAAAATGCGACGCTTAGGTCAGGATGGCTTTGCATCGAGCGCCGAAGGCATCCAGCTGTTTCAATTGATTACGATTGACCACGATTATCTCAAATACGAATCGCGCACCGCTGTGGGACGACTCCACGACGCCTTCACGCTTCGCAAACGGGAGGGGCAGACGAACGAATTGATCGAAAGCTTCGCTCCCGGAGAACGGACCGCCGCGGAACCGGCCAACTTCGATTAG
- a CDS encoding HPr family phosphocarrier protein, whose amino-acid sequence MTVNLENGLHMSPSAQLVQTAQAFGCDITIRKGDRTVDSKSMLDVLTLAAEKGTTLVLEANGDGAQEAIDALDQLFRTNFAAS is encoded by the coding sequence GTGACCGTTAACCTGGAAAACGGGTTGCATATGAGTCCCTCGGCTCAACTTGTGCAAACCGCCCAGGCCTTTGGTTGCGATATTACGATCCGCAAGGGAGACAGAACGGTGGACAGCAAGAGCATGTTGGATGTGTTGACCTTGGCTGCGGAAAAAGGCACGACGTTAGTGCTCGAGGCAAATGGCGACGGCGCGCAGGAAGCAATTGACGCGTTAGATCAATTGTTCAGGACAAATTTTGCCGCAAGTTGA
- the ptsP gene encoding phosphoenolpyruvate--protein phosphotransferase, which produces MEIKRGIAVSPGVVPGPALVLGTEDFRIPRRFVSVNVVDIEVARFRSAIDAVCTEISENERLASERLGAQYGAIFTAHLNLARDPKLREEIEELIRERTYAPEFASSRVLRRYAKLFQNLGNQYMAERAVDIFDLEKRLLRHLLGTEREELAHITEPVIVLATNLTPSETASLNPEFVLGFATEVGGHTSHTAILAGALEIPAVVGVGPFLSDVSGGDTIIIDGNHGEVIVDPDEPTLKRYRVTRDRIKTANQKLELLGQLESKTADGVPIKLYGNIEFPEEVDHCIKRGAEGVGLYRTEFLYLKDDREPSEEDHYNAYRRVVDPIPTLPVVIRTLDLGAEKFPHSLEDLAEVSPNPVLGLRSVRFTLRNLGLFKTQLRAILRAAVHGDIRIMFPLVTSVLELRQAKMILGDVMEDLEEEGIPFCRDIQVGMMVEVPSAALLADRFAEEVDFFSIGTNDLIQYTLAVDRANPTVADLYSAADPSILRLIRMVVAAAAKKDTPVVVCGQMSGDPLYTAVLIGMGIREMSATPFSLPIIKQVIRSITIPQAEEIAAHADTLDVARDVENYLRGELKKISPDEFS; this is translated from the coding sequence ATGGAAATAAAGCGCGGAATCGCCGTATCTCCTGGAGTTGTTCCAGGACCGGCCTTGGTATTAGGAACGGAAGATTTCCGGATACCGCGGCGATTCGTCAGCGTGAATGTGGTCGATATCGAGGTAGCCCGCTTTCGGTCGGCGATCGATGCCGTCTGCACCGAGATTTCCGAAAACGAGCGTTTGGCCTCTGAGCGTCTCGGCGCCCAATACGGCGCGATTTTTACGGCACACTTGAATCTGGCTCGTGACCCCAAGCTCCGCGAGGAAATCGAGGAGTTGATCCGCGAACGGACCTATGCCCCGGAATTCGCCTCGAGTCGCGTTCTGCGGCGCTACGCCAAGCTGTTCCAGAATCTCGGCAACCAATACATGGCCGAGCGGGCGGTCGATATTTTCGACCTGGAAAAACGGCTGTTGCGGCATCTGTTGGGGACCGAACGGGAAGAGTTGGCGCACATTACCGAGCCGGTGATTGTCCTGGCGACCAATTTGACGCCCAGCGAGACAGCCAGTCTGAACCCCGAATTCGTGTTGGGTTTCGCCACAGAAGTCGGCGGCCACACGAGTCACACGGCGATTCTGGCCGGGGCTTTAGAAATCCCCGCTGTCGTGGGAGTCGGCCCATTTTTGAGCGATGTCTCCGGGGGAGACACGATCATCATCGATGGGAATCATGGCGAAGTGATCGTCGATCCGGATGAGCCAACCCTCAAACGATATCGGGTGACGCGGGATCGCATCAAAACGGCCAATCAAAAATTAGAACTATTGGGGCAGCTGGAATCAAAGACGGCCGACGGCGTCCCGATCAAGTTGTATGGCAATATCGAATTCCCCGAAGAGGTCGACCACTGCATTAAGCGGGGGGCCGAAGGTGTCGGGCTGTATCGCACGGAATTTTTGTATTTAAAGGATGACCGGGAACCAAGCGAAGAGGATCACTACAACGCATATCGGCGTGTGGTCGATCCGATTCCGACATTGCCGGTTGTGATCCGCACCTTGGATCTGGGGGCCGAGAAGTTCCCGCACTCACTGGAGGATTTGGCGGAAGTCAGTCCCAATCCAGTACTTGGGTTGCGGAGCGTGAGGTTCACTTTGCGGAATTTGGGATTGTTCAAAACCCAACTGCGCGCTATCTTGCGAGCCGCCGTCCATGGCGATATCCGGATCATGTTTCCCTTGGTCACTTCGGTGTTGGAGTTGCGGCAAGCGAAGATGATCCTCGGGGATGTGATGGAGGATCTCGAGGAGGAAGGAATCCCATTCTGTCGCGATATTCAAGTCGGCATGATGGTCGAAGTCCCGTCAGCCGCTTTGTTGGCTGACCGGTTCGCCGAGGAAGTCGACTTCTTTTCGATCGGCACCAACGATTTAATTCAATACACATTGGCGGTGGATCGGGCCAATCCGACCGTCGCAGATCTTTATAGTGCGGCAGATCCTTCCATCCTGCGGCTGATTCGCATGGTGGTCGCAGCTGCTGCAAAGAAGGATACTCCTGTTGTTGTATGCGGGCAAATGAGCGGCGACCCATTGTATACAGCTGTGTTGATCGGCATGGGGATCCGCGAGATGAGTGCGACACCATTTTCACTTCCAATTATTAAGCAGGTCATCCGCAGCATTA